TATACAAATTCAATTTTGATTTCAACGTTATATCATTTTTTCAAAAACATTGAAGAGTGGGGAAAAACCATCAAACATCTTGATGAGTCTTATCTCGCTTAATTTTCATCACAGAGTTTAAATAAATCAACAGAAGTGCTGTCAATATAAGAAAAATTCCAATAATCTCGTATTTCTCAGGCACCTCTCCCAGATGATACCAGGCCTCAAAAATTGAAAAGATTGGCACAAGCAATGAAGTTAAGCCCACCACTGAAGGAGAGATATTTTTCAAAAGATAAAGCCATAAAAACCATGCAAACCCGGTTGCCAAAACGCCTATAAAAAACAAAGCAAAGATGAGGGTTGGGTTAACGTCCATTGGCCTTGATACCTTTACAAAAAACATAAAAACGAAAACCCCCAGGAAGCCAAACAGCATTTGCCAGAACGAAAGAGTTATGCCGTCGATTTTCTCTCCCCTTCTCCAAATGAAAATTGCAACGATATTTGCAGCAGCCCACGAGAGACCACCCAATATTGCCACAATATAGCTTAAAAGATCAGAATTAGAAGACCATGGTCTTAGAATAAAAATCAGTCCAGAAAGAGCTAAGACAAAAGAAATCTTCTGCAGCAAAGATAGTTTTTCTTTGAAAAACATTACAGAAAAAAAGATGGTCCAGAATGGCATAGAATAGATTAACAAAACCACTTTGCCAGCTCCACCCCGTACAAGAGCTATATTGTAAAAGATCATCAATAAAGAGTTTTGCAAAAAACCTAAAACCATAACTAACCATAGATTTTTTGGAATTGTAAGTTTTTTTAGTGCAACTGCGATCAAAAATAAAAACAAAGTACCGATAAGAGTTCTTAACAAAGAAAGCTCAAATGGGTCGATATACTGCAAAGCCACCTTGGTAACAATTGCCGTGTATGACCATATAATTATTAAAATAAAAAACAAAAAATTAGCAAATAGATTACTCATAGGTTAAATTTTAACACCAAAAATTTAAAATCTATAACTAAAGTATTTCTTTATTTTCTTAAATTTTAAAAATCTTAAATTGAAACTACTGAAATCCTACCAATTCATAGGTTTAATGAGAAAATTATTAGAATTTGACAATTATGATGAGAATTATTTAAAATGAGTATTATGGAATTCTTAAATTTTTCTTTCAATAAAATTAAGGGGACTGAAAGAAGACAAAATAGATCAAATATTTTAAAATATTTTGTCATTACATATCTAATATTGGTGATAATATCAATAACAATAATATCCTCTTTAACAAAAACTGCTTTCAGCAATTTTATGTCATATGAAAAGTCGGAAATAAGACGCCTAACTTATCAATCATACTCTTTAATACACAATTATCTAAACTATACGAACCTTGCACTATGCGAGCTTTCTGAAAATATCAATGAATCAAAAACAAATTCAGAGATAATGTCATATATGGACAAAACTCTTAGAATGACCAAAGAAATAAAATATATACTGTTTATCGATAAAAATGGCAACACAATATCTACCTCTCCTGAATTAAATTCAGATCTCATAAAATCTTCCTCTGTCTGCCATCTGAACAGCACATATCCTTGCTACGGAGACGTCTTCTTAAAAGATGAGGAGGAATTTTCCACGACTACAAAATTATCAAATAGTGGAAAGTTGATAATAGGACGTCTATCAATAGTAGAATTTTTAAAAAGAAGTCTTCAGGCAAACTTCAAAAACTATGAAATTTCTTTTATTGATCCAGACAGAAATATATTGAGCTCAACAGTTAAAAGTCCATACATTCCAGAAACCAATTTGAAAAATCCCTACACAGACAACCTGTTTTTTGGAAAAAATACTATTTCTTCAATTTTCCCAATGTATGAAAGAGGAAAGACCATAATAGTAACATCTTATACGAAAAGTTTGATAGGCAGGTTTATAAAACTGACCATACCATTTATCTTATTTATATTATTAGGATTTATTTTATTTACTTTAACTTTTATTGCTTTTTCTTACAATCTTTCAAATTTTCTTGCCAGGCAGCAGATAAGGCTTAGTTTTAGCGAGTCTATTAGAGAGATTAACTCAATATTGATTGAAAGGACTTATTTATATGACATAACGCAAAAAATCTGCAACATATTAACTAAAATTGAAGAAATTGAGGTTTGTGCCTTCTTATTTCAGGAGAGAAACAAGATAAAGGTTAAGTCCATTCAAACTAAAGATGAAGACTTTAAAGATCAGTTTTTCAACTTTTTCAATTTTAGATAGCAGCAATCAAGAAATTATTCACTTTTATAAAAGTATTAAAAATAAAGAGTTCTATTTGATAGAAAAAATAAAAAATGATAAAAATTTTAATATTCTTAGAAGTTATGATAAATCTACCAAAATATGTTCAGCTATATTTATACCTCTAAAAATTAATAATAGCTACATATGTACTCTCACTTTATGGAGCAATAAGAAAATCTTTGATAGAGAAACAATATTGCTCTTAGAAGAAATCTCAAAAAATATTTCAAATAAGTTAGAAATTACAAACCTTGAAATTGAACAGGAAAGAATAAAAAAGAGCATAAAATATCTTGCGTATCACGACCAGTTAACTGGTCTATATAACAGATCTTTCTTAAAAGAATGTATTACAAAGATATTAAACAAAAACAAAAAAGTCCTAAATATTGCTATTTTTGAGATGGATCTGGACAAATTTAAGGCTATAAACGATACATTTGGTCACGATGCAGGGGATGAATTGCTAAAAATTGTCGCTAAAAGAATTAAATCTCTCACAAGAACACAGGATGTTTTGGTAAGGCTTGGCGGAGATGAATTTACTTTGATAGTAGAATCATTTAATTCTGAAAATGACCTTGAATTGATTGCGTCAAGAATAATAGAGAAAATATGCGAACCTTTTGTCATAAACGATGCAAAGGCAAAGATAGGCATTAGCATAGGTATAGCTTATTTTTCTGGTGAATACAACAAAGAAACAAACAAGCTGGAAAATATCTTATTTAAAACCGCGGATAACAATATGTATAAATCAAAAGCAAATGGAAGAAATATGTATATAATCTCAAAAATTAATTCAGACTATCAACCATTTTGACCCTTAATAGAATTTTTATCCACATAAGGTGCCAACACAAATCCCTCTCCTGGGAATACTGAAATTGGATTGCCATCCTTTAAAAACACAACCTTTTTTACCCCAGGAAAGCTCTCGCAGGTATATACGATTTGCTTCAGTATGTTGCTAACCCTAAATGAGCCTCTTGCCTCATAAAAAGTAGCTGGCAAATCGAGCAAAACCTTATCGTCTTCCAAGATAACTTT
This Thermodesulfobium sp. 4217-1 DNA region includes the following protein-coding sequences:
- a CDS encoding DMT family transporter; the protein is MSNLFANFLFFILIIIWSYTAIVTKVALQYIDPFELSLLRTLIGTLFLFLIAVALKKLTIPKNLWLVMVLGFLQNSLLMIFYNIALVRGGAGKVVLLIYSMPFWTIFFSVMFFKEKLSLLQKISFVLALSGLIFILRPWSSNSDLLSYIVAILGGLSWAAANIVAIFIWRRGEKIDGITLSFWQMLFGFLGVFVFMFFVKVSRPMDVNPTLIFALFFIGVLATGFAWFLWLYLLKNISPSVVGLTSLLVPIFSIFEAWYHLGEVPEKYEIIGIFLILTALLLIYLNSVMKIKRDKTHQDV
- a CDS encoding GGDEF domain-containing protein, whose product is MIEKIKNDKNFNILRSYDKSTKICSAIFIPLKINNSYICTLTLWSNKKIFDRETILLLEEISKNISNKLEITNLEIEQERIKKSIKYLAYHDQLTGLYNRSFLKECITKILNKNKKVLNIAIFEMDLDKFKAINDTFGHDAGDELLKIVAKRIKSLTRTQDVLVRLGGDEFTLIVESFNSENDLELIASRIIEKICEPFVINDAKAKIGISIGIAYFSGEYNKETNKLENILFKTADNNMYKSKANGRNMYIISKINSDYQPF